A DNA window from Methanococcus voltae PS contains the following coding sequences:
- a CDS encoding UPF0058 family protein, with the protein MHNDELIQLHQLLVYMRKDLYTTFGEDTLGDSFEEYDNLNIRPHHIHRTKSEHTYAIFLLSSIIGKILSEKGDVPRSVASRLKDTGEKIGKEIARKKR; encoded by the coding sequence ATGCATAATGATGAATTAATTCAATTACATCAGCTTTTAGTATATATGAGAAAAGACCTCTACACTACTTTTGGTGAAGATACTTTAGGGGACAGTTTCGAGGAATACGATAACTTGAACATCAGGCCTCACCATATACACAGAACTAAATCAGAACATACTTACGCAATATTTTTATTGTCAAGTATCATAGGAAAGATATTATCTGAAAAAGGCGACGTTCCAAGAAGTGTGGCAAGTAGGTTAAAGGATACCGGGGAAAAAATTGGGAAAGAAATTGCACGGAAAAAAAGATAA
- a CDS encoding UbiD family decarboxylase, with protein MESDYRKFINSLDKVKIDSANKIFEISKVLNDNDKGNANTVMIENVNGYKVVGNLCTRENVAKSLNIKPEDLMNHMIKAMENEPNGELVLDKELENQYVDDEVQKIIEYPIPTYYGEDAGPYLTSGIVIVKDKDEGVNASIHRILIRPDGNLVIRMVEQRHLHYIYHKNIENAIKEGKEGIDVAIAIGVEPALLLAASTSGDVSFNELKYASAIMNKPIKTIRGKTVDLEIPEAEFIIEGKITNKNDDEGPFVDITGTYDVIRKQPVIKVTGLRTKKDPIFHALLPGGTEHKILMGLPQEPRMFKGIRNTVPSVKNVALTEGSCCWLHAVVSIDKKTQGDGKNAILAALAAHPSLKHVVIVDDDIDIYNPVDVEYAIATRVQSSRDVIIIDGAKGSSLDPSADHKMKLTAKMGIDATMDLTKGKKEFIRAVVPEFK; from the coding sequence ATGGAAAGCGATTACAGAAAATTTATAAATTCATTGGATAAAGTAAAAATTGATTCAGCAAACAAAATATTTGAAATTTCAAAGGTTTTAAACGATAACGATAAAGGTAACGCCAATACAGTTATGATTGAAAATGTAAACGGTTATAAGGTAGTGGGTAACTTATGCACCCGTGAGAATGTTGCAAAAAGTTTGAATATAAAGCCCGAAGACTTGATGAATCACATGATTAAAGCAATGGAAAACGAGCCAAACGGGGAACTTGTATTGGATAAGGAATTAGAAAACCAATATGTAGACGATGAAGTGCAAAAAATAATCGAATATCCTATTCCTACATATTATGGTGAAGATGCAGGACCTTACTTGACTTCAGGTATCGTAATTGTTAAGGATAAAGACGAAGGCGTAAATGCTTCAATCCACAGAATTTTAATAAGACCAGATGGAAATTTGGTTATAAGAATGGTTGAACAAAGACACCTTCATTACATATATCATAAAAACATTGAAAACGCAATAAAAGAAGGCAAGGAAGGCATAGATGTTGCAATAGCAATTGGTGTAGAACCTGCTTTACTCTTGGCTGCATCAACTTCCGGAGATGTTTCTTTCAACGAATTAAAATACGCTTCTGCAATTATGAATAAGCCTATTAAAACTATAAGGGGTAAAACTGTTGATTTAGAAATCCCGGAAGCTGAGTTTATAATCGAAGGTAAAATAACAAATAAAAATGATGATGAAGGTCCATTTGTTGACATTACTGGAACATACGACGTTATAAGAAAGCAACCGGTTATAAAAGTAACAGGGCTTAGGACAAAAAAAGACCCGATATTCCACGCATTGCTCCCAGGTGGAACAGAGCATAAGATTTTGATGGGTTTACCTCAAGAACCTAGAATGTTTAAAGGAATTAGAAACACAGTTCCATCTGTTAAGAATGTAGCTTTAACCGAAGGTAGTTGCTGTTGGTTACATGCTGTTGTATCAATCGACAAAAAAACACAAGGCGATGGTAAAAATGCAATATTGGCAGCTTTGGCAGCACACCCAAGTTTAAAGCATGTTGTAATCGTAGATGATGATATAGATATATACAACCCAGTAGATGTCGAATATGCAATAGCTACAAGAGTTCAAAGTTCAAGAGATGTTATAATCATAGATGGTGCAAAAGGCTCTTCATTAGACCCCTCAGCAGACCATAAGATGAAATTAACTGCAAAAATGGGTATTGACGCTACAATGGATTTAACAAAAGGTAAAAAAGAGTTTATACGAGCAGTAGTTCCAGAATTTAAATAA
- a CDS encoding phosphoadenosine phosphosulfate reductase domain-containing protein produces the protein MKTVLGKIHLRWCETCNVPVLDKECSKCGNKTFEVKVTPPADARPAFENDIILINETLHNQFGITENIFENKVALVNKVPGTEYMQEIILDGQVVGILNYNEKSCQWKVIPTIEGARRFIETVNKKIIVIKNDVPPYILKGASILRPGLAYASPDIKTDDDVIILVENEELISKYGDVNGVYTDLLEKTPLEIDASKMDILGVGRARMDYKEMIDAQKGMIAKVRKSEEPRPANTNPVTSDFKTMVEANKTPMDKFETQAVGFMRNTAEKINLPPTVAYSGGKDSLVVYLLARNAFNNDPEIEKSQASYEILFNDTGIEFDETLENIDIMEKHYGKEILRTKSSDFWELVKTYGPPSRDNRWCSEECKLRPLGDLIDAKYSKGCLTFVGLRKYESINRSKKPRIWQSPNIKKQTLAAPILEWTAMHVWVYILRNEAPYNVLYEQNFDRVGCFMCPAMETGEIELIKRNYAELWNKWESFLKQWAEENNYDDEWVKKGWKLKYPKDGKKRDNSDYTN, from the coding sequence ATGAAAACAGTTTTGGGAAAAATCCATTTAAGATGGTGTGAAACATGTAACGTACCAGTTTTGGATAAAGAATGTTCAAAATGTGGTAATAAAACATTTGAAGTAAAAGTAACCCCTCCAGCAGATGCAAGACCTGCATTTGAGAATGATATAATACTTATAAATGAAACATTACACAATCAATTTGGAATAACTGAAAATATCTTTGAAAATAAGGTAGCTTTAGTAAATAAGGTACCAGGCACCGAATATATGCAAGAGATAATTTTAGATGGTCAAGTAGTTGGTATTTTAAATTACAACGAAAAAAGCTGTCAATGGAAAGTTATTCCCACGATTGAAGGGGCAAGAAGGTTTATAGAAACCGTGAATAAAAAAATAATCGTTATTAAGAACGATGTACCCCCATATATTTTAAAAGGAGCTTCGATATTAAGACCAGGTTTAGCTTATGCGTCACCTGATATTAAAACAGATGACGATGTAATCATATTAGTTGAAAACGAAGAATTAATATCTAAATATGGGGATGTAAATGGAGTTTACACTGATTTGTTGGAAAAAACCCCGCTAGAAATAGATGCAAGTAAAATGGATATTTTAGGTGTCGGTAGGGCAAGAATGGACTATAAAGAAATGATAGACGCCCAAAAAGGAATGATTGCAAAAGTTAGGAAATCAGAAGAGCCAAGACCTGCAAATACGAATCCTGTAACTTCAGACTTTAAAACAATGGTGGAAGCAAATAAAACACCAATGGATAAATTTGAAACACAAGCAGTGGGTTTCATGAGAAATACTGCCGAAAAAATAAATTTACCTCCAACAGTTGCTTATTCTGGCGGTAAAGACAGTTTAGTAGTTTATTTACTTGCAAGAAACGCATTTAATAATGACCCCGAAATTGAAAAATCCCAAGCATCTTATGAAATACTCTTTAATGACACGGGTATCGAATTTGACGAGACGCTAGAAAACATTGATATAATGGAAAAACACTATGGTAAGGAAATATTGAGAACCAAATCAAGTGATTTCTGGGAATTAGTTAAAACATACGGTCCACCATCTAGAGATAATCGTTGGTGTAGTGAAGAATGTAAATTAAGACCTCTAGGTGATTTAATAGATGCCAAATACTCTAAAGGTTGCCTTACATTTGTGGGATTACGAAAATACGAGTCTATCAATCGTTCAAAGAAACCAAGAATTTGGCAAAGTCCAAATATTAAAAAACAAACATTAGCAGCTCCTATATTAGAGTGGACAGCTATGCACGTTTGGGTTTATATTTTAAGAAATGAAGCACCTTACAATGTACTTTATGAGCAGAATTTCGATAGGGTAGGTTGTTTTATGTGCCCCGCAATGGAAACTGGGGAAATTGAATTAATAAAACGTAATTATGCAGAATTATGGAATAAATGGGAAAGCTTCTTAAAACAATGGGCAGAAGAAAATAATTACGATGACGAATGGGTTAAAAAAGGTTGGAAATTGAAATATCCGAAAGATGGTAAAAAAAGAGACAATAGTGATTATACAAATTAA
- the thiI gene encoding tRNA uracil 4-sulfurtransferase ThiI yields MDELNKKIDNNDLNLNYFILRYGEIGTKSRQTMHRFERLLAKNIKSVCEMHNFKVNVYLLHTRLLVATEEQNTDKLKDLLARTPGIVSFSPCTVIMEPTIEKIKEKAFEEVEKRLNDKNNNNNKNNNNKNNNNTKETTFRIKTQRMQKKFPMNSLEVNMAVGGEMGGKYNLKVDLVSPDISIDIELLNDYSFIFSERFEGIGGLPVGTQGKVLVLTSDGIDSPVSAFMMAKRGCKLVLLHMKTSEEGSEKVQKLVEILKDYDPSLKYIEVDFKETLGDIKDNLIELKKEKYTCVFCKRKMLKIAEKFAYKYKCDAVVNGDNMGQVASQTLKNLRVISSCTNLQVLRPLIGFDKVEIMRLADKIGTLKISTSKELHCFAVPKFPATDARENEINNIEELLLKKESEQKEQEEN; encoded by the coding sequence ATAGATGAGTTAAATAAAAAAATAGATAATAATGATTTAAATTTAAATTATTTTATATTACGATACGGGGAAATTGGTACAAAGTCAAGACAAACCATGCACCGATTTGAGCGTTTACTTGCAAAAAATATAAAATCAGTCTGCGAAATGCACAATTTCAAGGTGAACGTGTATTTATTGCATACTAGATTGCTTGTAGCAACTGAAGAACAAAATACCGATAAATTAAAAGATTTGCTCGCTAGAACTCCAGGTATAGTTTCATTTAGCCCTTGTACTGTGATAATGGAGCCCACAATTGAGAAAATAAAGGAAAAAGCTTTTGAAGAAGTAGAAAAACGATTAAATGACAAAAATAATAATAATAATAAAAATAATAATAATAAAAATAATAATAATACTAAAGAGACAACTTTTAGAATTAAAACCCAAAGGATGCAAAAAAAGTTCCCTATGAATTCATTAGAAGTTAATATGGCAGTAGGTGGCGAAATGGGTGGTAAATATAACTTAAAAGTTGATTTAGTTAGCCCGGATATTTCAATTGATATAGAGTTATTAAACGATTATTCATTCATATTCAGTGAACGTTTTGAAGGTATCGGCGGTTTACCTGTGGGTACACAAGGAAAAGTGTTGGTTTTAACCTCTGACGGTATTGATAGCCCAGTTTCAGCATTTATGATGGCTAAAAGAGGCTGTAAATTAGTACTTTTACACATGAAAACTTCGGAAGAAGGTTCTGAAAAAGTTCAAAAATTGGTTGAAATTTTAAAAGATTACGACCCAAGCTTAAAGTATATTGAAGTAGATTTTAAAGAAACTTTAGGGGATATAAAAGATAATTTAATAGAATTGAAGAAAGAAAAATATACTTGTGTATTCTGTAAGAGAAAAATGTTAAAGATTGCCGAAAAATTTGCATACAAGTACAAATGCGACGCTGTAGTAAACGGAGATAATATGGGGCAGGTCGCTTCTCAAACACTTAAAAATTTAAGGGTAATCAGTAGTTGCACAAATTTGCAAGTTTTAAGACCGCTAATCGGTTTTGATAAAGTTGAAATAATGAGGTTAGCCGATAAAATAGGCACGCTTAAAATATCAACAAGTAAAGAATTACACTGTTTTGCAGTACCGAAATTCCCTGCAACTGATGCAAGAGAAAATGAAATTAATAATATTGAAGAATTATTATTAAAAAAGGAATCGGAACAAAAAGAACAAGAAGAAAATTAA
- a CDS encoding FprA family A-type flavoprotein yields the protein MKADAFKIADGTYWVGVMDWDIRMYHGYTLKGTTYNAFLVFGEDKTVLIDNTYPGQSAQMWGRIKDACEKEGKPFKIDAIVQNHVEKDHSGALVEAHRKFPEAPIYCTEVAVKGLLKHYPALKGADFKVIKSLETLDLGGKTLTFLEAPLLHWPDSMFTMYNEEGILFSNDAFGQHLCFSERYDNEIPENILLDANKKFYANLITPLSKLVLKKFNEVIELGLLDKITMIAPSHGQIWTDPMKAIGEYQKYATGQCENKATIVYDTMHGSTQKMAHALAEGLMSEGIDVVMYNLHNDERSEIVKDMLDSKAVLFGIPTINDVPYPSIGDLMYYIKGLRFARTGYKKKSVVFGSMGGRGGAIEFIADELKEAGFDVLDNYELYYIPDEEELVNCYDIGKKLANAIK from the coding sequence ATGAAAGCAGACGCTTTTAAAATAGCAGATGGCACTTACTGGGTTGGTGTCATGGATTGGGATATAAGAATGTACCACGGTTACACGTTAAAAGGTACGACTTACAACGCTTTTTTGGTATTTGGCGAAGATAAAACCGTTTTGATAGATAACACATACCCTGGACAATCAGCGCAGATGTGGGGTAGAATCAAAGACGCATGTGAAAAAGAAGGAAAACCTTTCAAAATCGATGCAATTGTTCAAAATCACGTTGAAAAAGACCACAGTGGTGCATTAGTGGAAGCTCATAGAAAATTCCCTGAAGCACCGATTTACTGTACCGAAGTAGCAGTTAAAGGATTGTTAAAGCACTACCCTGCTTTAAAAGGTGCGGATTTCAAAGTTATAAAATCTCTTGAAACTTTAGATTTAGGCGGTAAAACATTAACATTCTTAGAAGCCCCATTATTACACTGGCCAGATAGTATGTTTACAATGTACAACGAAGAAGGAATTTTATTCTCAAATGACGCTTTCGGACAACACCTTTGTTTCTCTGAAAGATACGACAATGAAATACCTGAAAACATTTTACTCGATGCAAATAAGAAATTTTACGCTAACTTAATAACTCCACTATCTAAATTAGTACTTAAAAAGTTCAATGAAGTTATCGAATTAGGTTTACTCGATAAAATAACAATGATAGCTCCATCACATGGTCAAATTTGGACCGACCCAATGAAAGCTATTGGAGAATATCAAAAGTATGCAACCGGTCAATGTGAAAATAAGGCTACAATCGTATATGATACAATGCACGGCTCAACTCAAAAAATGGCACATGCTTTGGCAGAAGGTTTAATGAGTGAAGGTATCGACGTTGTTATGTATAATTTACATAATGATGAAAGAAGTGAAATCGTAAAAGATATGTTGGACAGTAAAGCAGTCTTATTCGGTATTCCTACAATTAATGACGTACCATACCCAAGTATTGGCGATTTAATGTACTACATTAAAGGTTTAAGATTTGCAAGAACAGGCTACAAAAAGAAATCCGTTGTATTTGGTTCAATGGGTGGAAGAGGGGGAGCTATTGAGTTCATTGCAGACGAATTAAAAGAAGCTGGGTTTGATGTTCTAGATAATTACGAATTATACTACATCCCTGACGAAGAAGAGTTAGTAAATTGCTACGATATTGGTAAAAAATTAGCAAATGCAATTAAATAA
- a CDS encoding tRNA lysidine(34) synthetase, producing the protein MKSSENYKIDYPIDVKELKKYCNPSYVVIRDDKLIVSNKRYAKLSKEKMKNIEKDFGIPVVYSRVYEEISEKMGRFVAKYNIINPRNNIVVGLSGGKDSLALLHLLEPYRRKFGISITAITADLNIDGKRPWGNIEENTHLKKVHEQCEHLRIPHKIISHCGNVVEMSRYLTENAKVKGIEYSPCFSCSLTRRHIITNYIHDNCETFETNGTDENKKNNSKNYNNHKNYKIAFGHTLEDNSDTILANMFKGDKIKSLAPIKEFTPMNVPFDEFGFNLDLKPCTIIRPILAIKEEKIVKALEECDIWYYKDKDECPYSRANGDGIRKRAHFVLKDLEKNIPNVREMVISSTLKTIGDDFE; encoded by the coding sequence ATGAAAAGTTCTGAAAATTATAAAATCGATTACCCTATTGATGTTAAGGAATTGAAAAAATACTGCAATCCATCTTATGTCGTAATAAGGGATGATAAATTAATTGTCTCAAATAAGAGATATGCAAAATTATCCAAAGAAAAAATGAAAAATATTGAAAAAGATTTTGGAATACCTGTTGTTTACTCACGAGTTTATGAGGAGATTTCTGAAAAAATGGGTAGGTTTGTAGCAAAATACAACATTATAAACCCTCGAAATAACATTGTCGTTGGTTTAAGTGGTGGAAAAGATAGTCTTGCATTATTGCATCTTTTGGAACCATATAGACGTAAGTTTGGTATATCCATAACTGCCATTACTGCCGATTTAAACATTGATGGTAAAAGACCTTGGGGCAATATTGAAGAAAATACTCATTTAAAAAAGGTACATGAACAGTGTGAACACTTGCGAATACCTCATAAAATAATTAGTCATTGTGGTAACGTTGTGGAAATGTCAAGATATTTAACAGAAAATGCAAAGGTAAAAGGTATAGAATACTCACCTTGCTTCTCTTGTTCACTTACTAGAAGACATATAATTACGAATTACATCCATGATAATTGTGAAACTTTTGAAACAAACGGAACCGATGAAAATAAAAAAAATAACTCTAAGAATTATAATAACCATAAAAATTATAAGATAGCTTTTGGTCATACTCTTGAAGATAATTCCGATACAATACTTGCGAATATGTTTAAAGGAGATAAGATAAAATCTTTAGCACCTATTAAAGAATTTACCCCTATGAATGTGCCTTTTGACGAATTTGGTTTCAATTTGGACTTAAAACCTTGCACGATTATAAGACCGATATTAGCAATTAAAGAAGAGAAAATAGTTAAGGCACTTGAAGAATGTGACATTTGGTACTATAAAGATAAAGACGAATGTCCATACAGTAGGGCAAACGGTGACGGAATTAGGAAAAGAGCTCACTTTGTATTAAAAGACCTTGAAAAAAATATTCCAAATGTTCGGGAAATGGTTATATCATCTACTTTAAAGACTATTGGTGATGATTTCGAATAA
- a CDS encoding radical SAM protein: MKFLILDGYTDEPAGLGVPPYLGTYPRYVAGALYKYKQDVSYTTIDKLREDLTEYNGKGIDYLNRYDAIIAICGFHTPGKYINANPATLREFVSIMHNFKGYKMLGGPVATKFGSSMEGGKIHNDDNLKYFFDFVVEGDIEIVLNDIISEFVENNLIGANNKKNVISKINSKVNSLKTREYDEIREFAILGANIVKMHPNYPNIILELETYRGCSRALSVEGNEGNNCGCSFCTEPKRYGSPKFRVISDIIEEVKALAQNGVKYYRVGRQPCMFSYMSEESEKYEIPKPNPEALEKLFKGIYSVANPKVLHIDNANPSVIARHEVESRAIAKTLVRYCTGGNTAAFGVESFDRKVIEKNCLLTEPEDVFKAVQILNEEGGKRSDSGLPYLLPGINLLFGLKGENKNTFETNYENLMEIYDAGHMLRRINIRQVVPFFGTNITEKDIKKAQKFRHKFLTFREKIRNEIDNPILKRMVPKGTVLKDVFVELKERDNLYFGRQFGSYPLLVGIDTSNKEDRDIIEIGKYYDIEVTDYGKRSITGKIIKK; the protein is encoded by the coding sequence ATGAAATTTTTAATACTCGATGGATATACAGACGAACCTGCAGGGCTTGGAGTTCCACCATACCTGGGCACTTACCCGAGATATGTTGCAGGAGCATTGTATAAATATAAACAAGATGTTAGTTACACGACTATCGATAAACTTAGGGAAGATTTAACAGAATATAATGGTAAAGGAATAGATTATTTAAACAGATACGATGCAATAATCGCTATTTGTGGATTCCATACGCCTGGAAAATACATAAACGCAAATCCTGCAACTCTTAGAGAGTTTGTTTCTATTATGCATAACTTTAAGGGTTATAAGATGCTTGGAGGCCCTGTGGCCACCAAATTTGGGTCTTCGATGGAAGGGGGCAAAATTCACAACGATGATAATTTAAAATATTTCTTTGATTTTGTAGTTGAAGGAGATATTGAAATTGTATTAAACGATATAATTTCTGAATTTGTAGAAAATAATTTAATCGGTGCGAATAACAAAAAGAATGTTATTTCAAAAATTAATTCAAAGGTTAATTCTTTGAAAACACGTGAATATGATGAAATTAGAGAATTTGCAATATTGGGGGCAAATATTGTAAAAATGCACCCCAATTATCCAAATATTATATTAGAACTTGAAACATACCGAGGTTGTTCCCGTGCTTTAAGTGTCGAAGGAAATGAAGGCAATAATTGTGGTTGTAGTTTTTGTACAGAGCCTAAAAGATATGGAAGTCCCAAGTTTAGAGTAATTTCCGATATAATTGAAGAAGTAAAAGCACTTGCACAGAATGGCGTTAAATACTATAGGGTAGGTCGTCAACCGTGTATGTTTTCTTATATGAGCGAAGAATCTGAGAAATATGAAATCCCCAAACCAAATCCTGAAGCACTTGAAAAACTGTTTAAAGGAATATATAGTGTTGCAAATCCTAAGGTATTACATATTGATAATGCAAATCCCTCAGTTATTGCACGTCACGAAGTTGAAAGCAGAGCAATTGCTAAAACACTTGTGAGATATTGTACGGGAGGTAATACTGCAGCTTTCGGGGTTGAAAGCTTTGATAGAAAAGTTATTGAAAAGAATTGCCTACTTACAGAACCTGAAGACGTCTTTAAAGCTGTTCAGATATTAAATGAAGAAGGTGGAAAAAGAAGCGATAGCGGTCTTCCTTACCTATTACCCGGTATAAATCTATTATTTGGACTTAAAGGAGAGAATAAAAATACCTTTGAAACAAACTATGAAAATCTTATGGAAATATACGATGCAGGGCATATGTTAAGAAGAATAAATATACGTCAGGTTGTGCCATTCTTTGGAACTAATATTACAGAAAAAGATATTAAAAAGGCTCAGAAATTCAGGCATAAGTTTTTGACATTTCGTGAAAAGATTAGGAATGAGATAGATAATCCAATATTAAAACGAATGGTTCCTAAAGGAACAGTTTTAAAGGATGTATTTGTAGAACTTAAAGAACGGGATAATTTGTATTTTGGTCGGCAATTTGGAAGTTATCCGCTACTTGTTGGTATAGATACATCGAATAAAGAAGATAGGGATATTATAGAGATAGGAAAATACTACGATATTGAGGTAACAGACTATGGTAAAAGGTCCATTACAGGGAAAATCATTAAAAAATAG
- a CDS encoding quaternary amine ABC transporter ATP-binding protein, with the protein MTLIEVNNLYKIFGKKPEKAYPLIEEGLNRTEIKERVGNVVGLRNINFEVKAGEIFVVMGLSGSGKSTLLRCINRLIPTTSGRILIDGTNICDLSKKELRDIRTKYFGMVFQKFGLLPNRTVLDNVALGLEVQKMPQNERYEKSEKAIELVGLSGWEQSKITELSGGMQQRVGIARALSIDPKILLMDEPFSALDPIIRVEMQELLLKIQKRMKKTIIFITHDLNEAIKLGDKIMILNEQGELVQMGTPEKILLEPANDFVESFVKEVDKTTVIRVEMLMKKPKMTITIDTDISSAIQTLEKLEMDYAYVLDGGKYVGIVETEQLKACKSVAGCIIKTKTVEDIKTINQVLPVFITSEHPVPVVDIDGLFMGYVDLKDVVEVIKD; encoded by the coding sequence ATGACACTTATTGAAGTAAATAATCTATATAAAATTTTTGGGAAAAAGCCTGAAAAAGCATACCCATTAATCGAAGAAGGACTGAATAGAACCGAAATTAAAGAACGTGTCGGTAATGTTGTAGGTCTTAGAAATATTAATTTTGAAGTTAAGGCAGGCGAAATATTCGTTGTAATGGGTCTTTCAGGGAGTGGTAAATCCACTCTTTTGAGGTGTATAAACAGATTAATTCCTACAACTAGTGGTAGGATACTAATTGACGGCACAAACATTTGCGACCTATCAAAAAAAGAACTAAGGGATATTAGAACAAAATATTTTGGAATGGTTTTTCAAAAATTCGGATTATTACCAAATAGAACTGTTTTAGATAACGTAGCTTTAGGATTAGAAGTTCAAAAAATGCCTCAAAATGAGCGTTATGAAAAATCTGAAAAGGCTATTGAATTAGTTGGTTTATCAGGCTGGGAACAGAGTAAGATAACAGAGTTAAGTGGCGGTATGCAACAACGTGTTGGTATTGCAAGAGCTTTGTCAATCGACCCTAAGATATTATTAATGGATGAGCCATTTAGTGCGTTAGACCCTATTATAAGAGTAGAAATGCAAGAACTATTGCTTAAAATCCAAAAGAGAATGAAAAAGACTATTATATTTATCACCCACGATTTAAATGAGGCTATTAAACTTGGGGATAAAATTATGATATTAAATGAACAGGGAGAACTTGTTCAAATGGGTACCCCCGAAAAGATACTTTTAGAGCCTGCGAACGATTTTGTAGAGTCTTTTGTTAAAGAAGTTGACAAAACTACCGTTATACGTGTAGAAATGTTAATGAAAAAACCAAAAATGACAATTACAATTGATACGGATATTTCTTCAGCTATTCAAACTCTTGAAAAATTAGAAATGGATTACGCTTACGTCTTAGATGGTGGAAAATACGTAGGTATTGTTGAAACAGAGCAGTTAAAAGCTTGCAAATCAGTTGCAGGTTGTATTATTAAAACAAAAACTGTGGAAGATATTAAAACAATAAACCAAGTATTACCAGTATTTATAACTTCTGAACACCCTGTACCAGTTGTTGATATAGATGGTTTATTTATGGGATATGTGGATTTAAAGGACGTAGTAGAAGTAATTAAAGACTAA
- a CDS encoding ABC transporter permease: MYEEIIPKIEIGNLLVDFINYLVDNYSWFFDGLSEIIKYVVTLFNDGLLIIPPLIFVAIIALIVWKVVNLKTVPFAIVFLITIISMGLWEISMNTLALIITSTLIALIIGIPLGILKARSKKIELLLNPLLDFMQTLPSLAYLIPAVLFFGTGVAPGVLSTVIFAMPPTIRLTALGIEQVSNQLVEVGESFGATSWQILTKIELPTAMPSILMGINQTILLSFSMVVISGFIGSGGLGDSIISGIQRYSLAPALEAGIAVTFLAVIFDRITRNLVKNS; this comes from the coding sequence TTGTATGAAGAAATAATTCCTAAAATTGAAATAGGTAATTTACTTGTAGATTTTATAAATTACCTTGTTGATAACTACTCTTGGTTTTTTGATGGTTTATCTGAAATTATAAAATATGTTGTAACTCTTTTTAACGACGGACTTTTAATAATCCCTCCATTAATATTTGTAGCAATTATAGCTTTAATTGTCTGGAAAGTGGTTAATTTAAAAACAGTTCCTTTTGCAATTGTATTTTTAATAACCATTATAAGTATGGGACTTTGGGAAATCTCAATGAATACCCTTGCTTTGATAATAACTTCGACTTTAATCGCTTTAATTATTGGTATACCGTTGGGAATATTAAAAGCTCGTAGTAAAAAGATTGAATTGTTGCTAAATCCATTACTTGATTTTATGCAAACTTTGCCATCTTTGGCTTATTTAATACCTGCGGTGCTCTTCTTTGGAACAGGTGTTGCGCCAGGGGTATTATCAACGGTAATATTTGCGATGCCCCCTACAATCAGGTTAACTGCATTAGGTATTGAACAAGTTTCTAATCAGCTTGTAGAAGTTGGTGAGTCATTTGGGGCAACTTCTTGGCAGATATTGACCAAAATAGAATTACCTACAGCTATGCCCTCCATACTCATGGGAATAAATCAAACGATATTACTTTCCTTCTCAATGGTTGTAATTTCTGGATTTATTGGTTCAGGTGGTTTGGGAGATTCCATTATTTCTGGAATTCAGAGATATAGTTTAGCCCCGGCACTTGAAGCGGGCATTGCTGTAACATTTTTAGCTGTGATTTTTGATAGAATTACCAGAAATCTTGTTAAAAATAGTTAA